The Chitinophagales bacterium genome has a segment encoding these proteins:
- a CDS encoding c-type cytochrome, translated as MRLGYILRNSLFLLTFFVFSFNNSLYSAVDVPTPESATDAKAVEGMDLFKANCAACHAVDKKVIGPALNGVWDRWESEESLHAWIKNSQAFLATGDAYANNLYNEYNKSVMQSFPTLTDEQIANILVYVKGKANGIDPGAPAADPNAATTATPSNGGNSKYVLIGIVLLLLILALALISITNKLDKVVNKTEETDVATTKKSRNKKIVKALLAIAVIAFILNIANGAIHLGRSQDYAPEQPIRFSHALHVGQNQIECQYCHSGVEKSRHASIPGTQVCMNCHKSVQEGPKYGKEEIAKIYDYAGWNPDAMKFERAPKNIEWVKIHNLPDHVYFNHSQHVVAGKVECQTCHGKVEEYEVMKQFAPLSMGWCINCHRETNVQFADNNYYSVFEKYHEEIKKGEREGVTVEDIGGTECQKCHY; from the coding sequence ATGCGTTTAGGTTATATTCTTAGAAATAGTTTATTTTTATTAACTTTTTTTGTTTTTTCATTTAACAACTCTTTATACTCAGCAGTAGATGTACCTACACCAGAAAGTGCTACAGATGCTAAAGCTGTTGAAGGGATGGACTTGTTCAAAGCAAACTGTGCAGCTTGTCATGCTGTAGATAAAAAAGTTATTGGTCCTGCTCTTAACGGAGTTTGGGACAGATGGGAAAGCGAAGAAAGTCTACATGCGTGGATTAAAAACTCACAAGCTTTCTTAGCAACAGGAGATGCTTATGCTAACAACCTATATAATGAGTATAACAAAAGCGTTATGCAATCATTTCCTACCTTAACAGATGAGCAAATTGCTAATATACTAGTATATGTTAAAGGAAAAGCAAATGGTATAGATCCAGGTGCTCCTGCCGCAGATCCAAATGCAGCTACTACAGCTACTCCAAGTAATGGTGGCAATAGCAAATATGTACTAATAGGTATAGTACTATTATTATTAATTTTAGCATTAGCACTTATCAGTATTACCAATAAGTTAGATAAAGTAGTAAATAAAACAGAAGAAACAGATGTTGCTACTACTAAAAAATCAAGAAATAAAAAAATAGTAAAAGCATTACTAGCAATTGCAGTAATTGCTTTCATTTTAAATATTGCAAATGGTGCTATTCACTTAGGAAGATCTCAAGACTATGCACCAGAACAACCAATCAGATTTTCTCATGCATTACATGTTGGACAGAATCAAATAGAATGTCAATATTGTCACTCTGGCGTAGAAAAAAGCCGTCATGCAAGTATTCCAGGAACGCAAGTTTGTATGAACTGTCACAAATCAGTTCAAGAAGGACCTAAATATGGTAAAGAAGAAATTGCAAAAATATATGACTATGCAGGTTGGAATCCAGATGCAATGAAATTTGAAAGAGCACCTAAAAATATTGAGTGGGTTAAAATCCATAATCTACCAGATCATGTTTACTTCAATCACTCACAACATGTGGTGGCTGGTAAAGTAGAGTGTCAAACTTGTCACGGTAAAGTAGAAGAATACGAAGTGATGAAACAATTTGCACCATTATCAATGGGTTGGTGTATCAACTGTCATAGAGAAACAAATGTTCAATTTGCCGATAATAATTATTATTCTGTATTTGAAAAGTATCACGAAGAAATTAAGAAAGGAGAGCGTGAAGGTGTTACTGTAGAAGATATAGGTGGAACAGAATGTCAAAAATGTCATTACTAA
- a CDS encoding TAT-variant-translocated molybdopterin oxidoreductase yields the protein MNNKKYWTSLDELNETPQFKEEASKEFNFEIPSEEEQQKEPNRRDFLKAMGFSVSAAAIASACKTPTHKAIPYTFDLREAAAEVVPGVAEFFASSYFDSGEFSSILVKTREGRPIKIEANPKSSLSKGTNARAQATVLSLYDVARLKNPTKNNKKVAWTNLDKEITTQLSEIVAGGGKVALVTNTNLSTITNKAIDQFKAKYPTTDVVVYDPISASAQRKASGGIIPSYNFDKADVIVGFNCDFLGTWMNPVENSAKYIVNRVPTKDNPKMSRHHQFQSTMTITGASADYRYPIKPSEEKQALANLYAALGGSASTKKLSHPDADKGIAKVAKDLKGAQGKALVVSGTNDVEVQGLVNAINSQLGSFGTTVDTVNTLNFKQGNDESLAQLVANLDAYQAIVLVGANPVYDTPYANKFKDALKKAKLSVSTSTRIDESAQYCQFVAPSSHLLESWDVVEPKKGFYGFVQPTIVNIFDTRQEAASLFAWAGQSLNIDQLVQDEIAAVSGKSYQEALQDGFADKTTASGGASLPSTTTVTASSPKGMEVYFYEKTAIGDGKLANNPLLQEMPDPISKATWDNYVTIPYSYAQELGIDVMPADKHVPIAEVTVGKQTYKLPVVVQFGQAPNTLGIALGYGREKAGAAAEGIGQNVYPSVKFANGANAYSTDGASLKIVGKNYKLALNQTYHTLMEDVSLPGKPLRYRGMVVKETILKDYAKNETAGNEDRAKIQHHLMTMYPTPQFPGHHWGMIVDMNACIGCGACVVSCNIENNVPVVGQRQVYRSQEMHWLRIDRYYNGNPDNPDVSFQPMMCQHCDNAPCENVCPVNATNHSSEGINQMAYNRCIGTRYCANNCPYKVRRFNWLDYQGNDLFGKVNDGTPGWGGVETAYMFEDLTRMVLNPDVVVRTRGVIEKCSFCTQRIQEGKLTAKKENRKLADQEIKSACQSACPTNAIIFGDMNDKESEVSKIMETGRNYFIFEEQHFLPHVGYQVKIRNKDEEPVRGFIHQEEEFKS from the coding sequence ATGAATAACAAAAAGTATTGGACAAGCTTAGATGAATTAAATGAAACACCTCAGTTTAAAGAGGAAGCATCTAAAGAGTTCAACTTCGAAATACCTTCTGAAGAAGAACAACAAAAAGAGCCAAACAGAAGAGATTTCTTAAAAGCAATGGGTTTTAGTGTTTCTGCAGCAGCTATTGCTTCTGCTTGTAAAACACCTACACATAAAGCCATTCCTTACACTTTCGATTTAAGAGAAGCTGCTGCTGAAGTAGTGCCTGGTGTTGCTGAGTTTTTTGCTTCTTCTTATTTTGATTCTGGCGAATTCTCTAGTATTTTAGTGAAAACAAGAGAAGGTAGACCTATAAAAATTGAAGCTAATCCAAAATCTTCTTTATCTAAAGGAACTAATGCAAGAGCTCAAGCTACTGTTTTGAGTTTATATGATGTAGCACGATTAAAAAATCCAACAAAAAATAATAAAAAAGTTGCTTGGACAAATTTAGACAAAGAGATTACTACTCAGTTAAGCGAAATAGTTGCTGGTGGAGGAAAAGTAGCTTTAGTTACCAATACCAATTTATCTACAATTACTAATAAAGCAATAGATCAATTCAAAGCTAAATATCCAACTACAGATGTTGTAGTGTATGATCCAATTTCAGCTTCAGCTCAAAGAAAAGCTTCTGGTGGTATCATTCCATCTTACAATTTCGATAAAGCTGATGTTATTGTTGGCTTCAATTGCGATTTCTTAGGTACTTGGATGAATCCAGTAGAAAACTCTGCTAAGTATATTGTTAATAGAGTACCAACTAAAGACAATCCAAAAATGTCGCGTCATCATCAGTTTCAGTCAACTATGACGATTACTGGTGCTAGTGCAGATTATAGATATCCTATCAAACCTTCCGAAGAGAAACAAGCATTGGCTAATTTATATGCTGCTCTTGGTGGAAGTGCTTCAACTAAAAAATTATCACATCCAGATGCAGATAAAGGTATTGCTAAAGTAGCTAAAGATTTAAAAGGAGCTCAAGGCAAAGCATTAGTAGTTTCTGGTACTAATGATGTAGAAGTTCAAGGATTAGTAAATGCAATTAACAGTCAATTAGGTAGTTTTGGTACTACAGTTGATACTGTTAATACTTTAAACTTTAAACAAGGTAACGACGAAAGCTTGGCTCAATTAGTAGCTAACTTAGATGCATATCAAGCAATAGTATTAGTAGGAGCTAATCCAGTTTACGATACACCTTATGCTAATAAATTTAAAGATGCTTTGAAAAAAGCTAAATTGTCAGTTTCAACTTCTACTCGTATTGATGAATCTGCTCAATATTGCCAATTCGTAGCACCTAGTTCTCACTTATTAGAGTCTTGGGATGTTGTAGAACCTAAAAAAGGGTTCTATGGTTTTGTTCAACCTACTATTGTAAATATTTTTGATACTAGACAAGAAGCTGCTTCTTTGTTTGCTTGGGCTGGTCAATCACTTAATATAGACCAATTAGTACAAGATGAAATTGCTGCAGTAAGTGGAAAAAGTTATCAAGAGGCATTACAAGATGGTTTTGCCGATAAAACAACTGCTAGTGGTGGAGCTAGTTTACCAAGTACTACAACAGTTACGGCTTCTAGTCCAAAAGGAATGGAAGTATATTTCTATGAGAAAACAGCTATCGGCGATGGTAAATTAGCCAACAATCCTTTGTTGCAAGAAATGCCAGATCCAATTTCTAAAGCTACTTGGGATAACTATGTAACTATTCCGTATAGCTATGCTCAAGAATTAGGTATAGATGTTATGCCAGCAGATAAACATGTGCCAATTGCAGAAGTTACTGTAGGTAAACAAACATATAAATTACCAGTTGTGGTTCAATTTGGTCAAGCACCAAATACTTTAGGTATTGCTTTAGGTTACGGTAGAGAAAAAGCTGGAGCAGCTGCAGAAGGTATAGGGCAAAATGTTTATCCATCAGTTAAATTTGCTAATGGCGCAAATGCTTATAGCACAGATGGAGCTTCACTTAAAATAGTAGGTAAAAACTATAAATTAGCATTAAATCAAACTTATCATACTTTAATGGAAGATGTTTCTTTACCAGGCAAACCTTTAAGATATAGAGGTATGGTAGTAAAAGAAACTATTTTAAAAGACTATGCTAAGAATGAGACTGCTGGAAATGAAGATAGAGCAAAAATTCAACACCATTTAATGACAATGTATCCAACGCCTCAATTTCCAGGTCATCACTGGGGAATGATTGTTGATATGAATGCTTGTATTGGTTGTGGTGCTTGTGTAGTTTCTTGTAATATAGAAAACAATGTGCCAGTTGTAGGTCAAAGACAAGTGTATCGTTCTCAAGAAATGCATTGGTTACGAATTGATAGATATTACAATGGCAATCCAGACAATCCAGATGTATCTTTCCAACCTATGATGTGTCAGCATTGCGATAACGCACCTTGCGAAAATGTGTGTCCAGTAAATGCTACAAACCATAGTTCTGAAGGTATTAACCAAATGGCTTATAACAGATGTATTGGTACAAGATATTGTGCAAATAACTGTCCTTATAAAGTGCGTCGTTTCAACTGGTTAGATTATCAAGGCAATGACTTATTTGGTAAGGTCAACGATGGTACACCAGGTTGGGGAGGCGTAGAAACGGCTTACATGTTCGAAGACTTAACTAGAATGGTGTTAAATCCAGATGTAGTGGTAAGAACAAGAGGGGTTATTGAAAAATGTAGCTTCTGTACACAAAGAATACAAGAAGGTAAATTAACAGCTAAGAAAGAAAATAGAAAATTAGCAGATCAAGAAATTAAATCTGCTTGTCAATCTGCTTGTCCTACAAATGCAATTATTTTTGGAGATATGAACGATAAAGAAAGTGAAGTATCTAAAATAATGGAAACTGGTAGAAATTACTTCATTTTTGAAGAACAACACTTCTTACCACATGTAGGTTATCAAGTAAAAATTAGAAATAAAGATGAAGAACCAGTAAGAGGTTTTATACATCAAGAAGAAGAATTTAAATCTTAA